Proteins encoded within one genomic window of Aerococcus viridans:
- a CDS encoding PLP-dependent transferase, which produces MTMTERHIETLLAQIGNRSDKAYGAINTPLYFSTAYKHPGLGESTGYDYTRTANPTRDVLQEAIAVLEYGEQGFATSSGMAAIQLVIEGLLSHGDTVVTLQDLYGGSYRYFHHMEEKGFCNFTYCLTEDEVYAEIEKGPKLVFIETPTNPMMVEFDIAEISKRAHVVGAVVVVDNTFYTPLIQRPLEEGADVVIHSATKYIGGHNDVLGGLVASKGQDINEKLAFQLNTTGATLDPFACWLIVRGLKTLAVRLQQHEKNAKALVEALENHPAIEKVYYSGRGGMVSFAVKDAGIIRDALNSLKIFTFAESLGGVESLITYPETQTHADIPTELRAQYGLTDKVLRISTGIENSDDLVADINQAFNVKKSDYL; this is translated from the coding sequence ATGACGATGACAGAACGACATATTGAAACTTTGCTTGCACAAATTGGTAACCGTAGTGACAAGGCTTATGGTGCGATTAACACGCCACTATATTTCTCAACAGCCTATAAACACCCAGGCCTAGGTGAATCTACTGGTTACGACTATACGCGTACGGCCAACCCAACTCGTGACGTCTTGCAAGAAGCAATTGCAGTTTTGGAGTATGGTGAACAAGGGTTTGCTACGTCATCAGGTATGGCAGCTATTCAATTAGTTATTGAAGGCTTATTATCACATGGAGATACAGTCGTTACCCTACAAGATTTATATGGTGGCTCATACCGTTACTTCCATCACATGGAGGAAAAGGGCTTCTGCAACTTCACTTACTGTTTAACAGAAGATGAAGTGTACGCTGAAATTGAAAAAGGACCGAAATTAGTCTTCATCGAAACACCAACTAATCCAATGATGGTGGAATTTGATATTGCGGAAATATCTAAACGTGCCCATGTAGTTGGTGCTGTAGTTGTTGTAGACAATACTTTCTACACACCACTCATCCAACGCCCACTTGAAGAAGGGGCGGATGTTGTCATCCATTCAGCAACGAAATATATTGGTGGTCACAATGATGTCTTAGGTGGTTTAGTAGCCAGCAAGGGTCAAGATATCAATGAAAAATTAGCCTTCCAATTGAATACAACAGGGGCAACTTTAGATCCTTTTGCCTGTTGGTTGATCGTGCGTGGACTAAAAACCTTGGCAGTTCGCTTGCAACAACATGAAAAGAACGCCAAAGCCTTGGTAGAAGCTTTAGAAAACCACCCAGCAATTGAGAAAGTGTATTACTCAGGACGCGGGGGTATGGTATCATTCGCAGTGAAAGACGCTGGAATTATTCGCGATGCCTTGAACAGCTTGAAGATTTTTACTTTTGCAGAGAGTTTAGGTGGGGTAGAAAGTTTAATTACTTACCCAGAAACACAAACGCATGCGGATATCCCAACTGAATTACGGGCGCAATACGGCCTAACTGACAAGGTTTTACGGATATCAACAGGGATTGAAAATAGTGATGATTTAGTGGCAGATATTAACCAAGCTTTTAACGTTAAAAAAAGTGATTATCTGTGA
- a CDS encoding VOC family protein, which translates to MEKQFFNDVTISTVTYRVKNLNKMKRYYNEVIGLEILKDEETEGIVELGFKGQDAPQLILDGKADYKLITGPKNGLFHTAWLLPSRAALGDVLYRMLLNQTQLSGASDHSYSEALYLQDPEDNGIEIYADRIADQWTHGPNGGVTGVTEPMDAEGVLASRSSDEPQAFFAEGTIIGHLHLSSAKVEDFFGFLTDEMVLEEQMGFTNNVHFTSYSDYHHHIAVNAWGAESMVPYAEDQTGIAAYTLTYHNQELYNNIVAKLKANGRVVAEEANHVTAKDANGVIVYVDFK; encoded by the coding sequence ATGGAAAAACAGTTTTTTAATGATGTTACAATCTCAACAGTTACTTACCGCGTAAAAAACTTAAACAAAATGAAACGCTACTACAACGAAGTGATCGGTTTAGAAATCTTAAAAGATGAAGAAACTGAAGGTATCGTTGAATTAGGTTTCAAAGGGCAAGATGCACCGCAATTAATCTTAGACGGTAAAGCAGACTACAAATTAATCACTGGTCCGAAAAATGGTCTATTCCACACAGCTTGGTTGTTACCTTCTCGTGCCGCTTTAGGTGACGTTTTATATCGTATGTTATTAAACCAAACACAATTATCAGGTGCTTCAGACCACTCTTACTCAGAAGCATTATACTTACAAGATCCAGAAGACAATGGTATTGAAATTTACGCTGATCGTATTGCTGACCAATGGACACATGGTCCAAACGGAGGGGTAACTGGTGTGACTGAACCAATGGATGCAGAAGGCGTATTAGCTAGCCGTTCATCTGACGAACCACAAGCATTCTTCGCTGAAGGGACAATCATCGGTCACTTACACTTATCATCAGCTAAAGTAGAAGACTTCTTCGGTTTCTTAACAGATGAAATGGTCTTAGAAGAGCAAATGGGCTTCACGAATAATGTCCACTTTACTTCATACTCTGACTACCACCACCACATCGCCGTAAACGCTTGGGGTGCAGAATCGATGGTACCTTACGCTGAAGACCAAACTGGTATAGCAGCATACACATTAACTTACCATAACCAAGAATTATACAATAACATCGTAGCAAAATTAAAAGCTAACGGTCGTGTAGTTGCTGAAGAAGCAAATCATGTAACCGCCAAAGACGCGAATGGCGTTATCGTATACGTAGATTTTAAATAA
- a CDS encoding L-cystine transporter yields MAVIITLAIFVLVLLFLNRLAGKHVKYSNRVFIGLGIGIVFGIIIQLLFGSDSSTTTTILDWVNIIGNGYVSFLQMLVVPLIFVSLVRAFTRVEGEKNLGKIGFNVLAVLIITVAVASVIGLSIALLFNLDGAEFTQGAAETARIAYIQERQAEIADTTLPQQILSFIPTNIFEDLAGLRQSSNIAVVIFSAFVGVAYLGIARKHPEEASYFKKMIDMLDAIVSRIVTLVLRMAPYGIFALMVKAMASSSFQALLNMATFVIAAYVAIIIMFAIHALILAGFKVNPINYFKKASPVLGFAFTSRSSGGTLPMNIQTQTEALGVEDATANFAGTFGLSIGQNGCAGIYPTMLVAIVAPTVGMDLSDPMVWLTIIGTIVISSFGVAGVGGGATFASLIVFGTLGLPVEIIGLMVSIEPIVDMGRTALNVNDSILAGVVTSKRLGTLNEDVFNNPDAQIEVG; encoded by the coding sequence ATGGCAGTTATCATTACATTAGCTATTTTTGTACTTGTATTGTTATTCCTAAACCGTTTAGCAGGGAAACACGTGAAATATTCAAACCGTGTCTTTATCGGATTAGGTATTGGGATTGTTTTTGGTATTATTATTCAATTACTATTTGGTTCCGACTCAAGTACAACCACAACAATTTTAGATTGGGTCAACATCATCGGGAACGGATACGTATCCTTCTTGCAAATGCTTGTTGTACCATTAATCTTCGTTTCACTAGTCCGCGCCTTTACCCGAGTAGAAGGTGAGAAGAACCTTGGCAAAATAGGTTTCAACGTCCTAGCTGTATTAATTATCACAGTAGCCGTTGCATCCGTTATTGGCTTATCCATTGCCTTACTATTCAACTTAGACGGTGCAGAATTTACCCAGGGGGCAGCCGAAACAGCACGGATCGCTTATATCCAAGAGCGCCAAGCTGAAATCGCTGATACAACCCTACCGCAACAAATCCTGTCATTTATCCCAACAAATATCTTTGAAGACTTAGCGGGCTTACGTCAATCAAGTAACATCGCAGTAGTAATCTTCTCAGCCTTCGTTGGTGTCGCTTATCTAGGTATCGCAAGAAAACACCCAGAAGAAGCTTCATACTTTAAGAAAATGATCGATATGTTAGACGCCATCGTTTCACGTATCGTGACATTAGTCTTGAGAATGGCGCCTTATGGTATCTTTGCCTTAATGGTGAAAGCCATGGCATCATCAAGCTTCCAAGCCCTATTGAATATGGCCACATTCGTTATCGCAGCTTACGTAGCCATTATTATCATGTTCGCAATTCATGCCTTGATCTTAGCTGGTTTCAAAGTCAACCCAATCAACTACTTCAAGAAAGCATCTCCTGTATTAGGATTTGCCTTTACATCACGTTCAAGTGGTGGGACATTACCAATGAACATCCAGACACAAACAGAAGCTTTAGGTGTAGAAGATGCAACAGCTAACTTCGCCGGTACCTTTGGTTTATCCATCGGTCAAAACGGTTGTGCTGGTATCTACCCAACCATGTTAGTAGCCATCGTAGCCCCAACAGTGGGTATGGACCTATCTGACCCAATGGTTTGGTTAACCATTATTGGTACTATCGTTATTTCATCATTCGGTGTAGCCGGTGTTGGTGGTGGTGCAACCTTCGCATCACTAATCGTATTCGGTACCCTAGGCCTACCAGTAGAAATCATTGGTTTAATGGTTTCAATTGAACCAATTGTTGACATGGGCCGTACAGCCTTAAACGTTAACGATTCAATCCTAGCAGGTGTTGTCACTTCTAAACGTTTGGGCA
- a CDS encoding ZIP family metal transporter yields the protein MFEWFASANPILQATLAGVFTWLMTTLGSALVFFFNEINRRVLDIMNGFAAGVMIAASFWSLLAPSIEYAEAGGWGRFAFVPALIGFIVGGLFLRLIDYITPHLHMGQIKMDAEGPKTKLPATTLLFLAVTIHNIPEGLSVGVAYGANEFNAASLASALGLTMGIGLQNFPEGAALSMPIRAEGASKWRAFRLGQASALVEIVGAALGAILVSQVTVILPYALAFAAGAMVFVCVEQLIPRSQSHGNSDIATVALLIGFGVMMTLDVALG from the coding sequence ATGTTTGAATGGTTTGCAAGTGCCAACCCGATTTTACAAGCTACGCTGGCCGGCGTCTTTACTTGGTTAATGACGACTTTAGGTTCAGCATTGGTATTTTTCTTTAATGAAATTAACCGTCGTGTATTGGATATTATGAATGGATTTGCTGCTGGGGTTATGATCGCCGCAAGTTTCTGGTCACTTCTTGCCCCATCAATTGAATATGCAGAGGCAGGTGGGTGGGGCCGTTTTGCCTTTGTACCAGCCTTAATTGGTTTTATCGTAGGGGGACTTTTCCTACGTTTGATCGATTACATCACCCCCCATTTACATATGGGACAAATTAAAATGGATGCTGAAGGACCTAAGACCAAGTTGCCAGCAACAACCTTGTTATTCTTAGCCGTAACCATCCACAACATCCCCGAAGGTCTATCTGTTGGGGTAGCATACGGGGCCAACGAATTTAATGCTGCAAGTCTGGCTTCTGCCTTGGGATTAACCATGGGGATTGGGCTACAAAACTTCCCTGAAGGGGCAGCCTTATCTATGCCAATCCGCGCAGAAGGTGCCAGCAAATGGCGTGCCTTCCGGTTGGGTCAAGCATCTGCCCTAGTAGAAATCGTCGGTGCCGCTTTAGGCGCTATACTGGTTTCTCAAGTGACTGTTATCTTACCTTATGCACTAGCCTTTGCAGCAGGTGCCATGGTCTTCGTTTGTGTGGAACAACTGATTCCTAGATCACAATCGCATGGTAACTCAGATATCGCCACCGTCGCCCTACTTATTGGCTTTGGTGTCATGATGACCCTAGACGTTGCTTTAGGTTAA
- a CDS encoding LysR family transcriptional regulator, whose amino-acid sequence MNFQKLKYAVVVADSGSFREAARRLFMAQSSLSTAIRELEEMYDLQIFERTKRGIFITEEGSEFLSYARDVLSQVSIMENRYLDADRKKLFSVSSQHYDFVSEAFAVLVANDEDRAHHYRLLETSTTDVMENVKNAYSEIGILYMNAYNQKVIKQYLNHNELSYTEIGAFQPHVFVGKQHPLAGRESLTQADLLAYPSVTFEQTQGSSAQLTEEALDLGEGSTQSTIYVSDRATSINVLVKTDAILVGTGILTSPFRDMMTTVPVTDVEDNHIIYIQNKYRKLSSEAERFIGILNDQLNDVIGSADS is encoded by the coding sequence ATGAACTTTCAAAAACTAAAATATGCTGTTGTCGTCGCTGATAGCGGATCATTCCGTGAGGCGGCTAGACGGCTGTTCATGGCGCAATCTTCTTTATCAACGGCCATTCGTGAGTTGGAAGAAATGTATGACTTACAAATCTTCGAGCGCACAAAACGCGGTATCTTCATTACTGAAGAAGGTAGCGAATTCTTATCGTACGCTCGTGACGTCTTGTCGCAGGTATCCATTATGGAGAATCGTTACTTAGATGCCGACCGAAAAAAATTGTTTTCTGTATCTAGTCAGCATTATGACTTTGTGTCAGAAGCTTTTGCGGTATTAGTTGCAAATGATGAAGATCGCGCCCACCATTATCGTTTATTAGAAACCTCAACAACTGATGTAATGGAAAATGTCAAAAATGCCTATTCTGAAATCGGGATTTTATACATGAATGCTTACAACCAAAAGGTCATTAAGCAGTACCTAAACCATAACGAGTTGAGCTATACAGAAATCGGGGCCTTTCAACCCCATGTTTTCGTCGGTAAACAACATCCCTTAGCAGGTAGAGAAAGCCTAACCCAAGCAGATTTGCTGGCCTATCCATCTGTTACATTCGAACAGACACAAGGTTCCTCAGCTCAATTAACTGAGGAAGCATTGGACCTGGGAGAGGGCTCTACACAATCAACCATTTACGTCAGCGACCGGGCGACTTCGATTAATGTCTTAGTGAAAACCGACGCTATCCTAGTGGGTACAGGTATATTGACTTCACCATTCCGTGACATGATGACCACCGTCCCTGTTACAGATGTTGAAGACAACCATATTATTTACATTCAAAACAAATACCGTAAACTATCTAGCGAAGCCGAACGATTCATTGGCATTTTGAATGACCAGTTGAATGATGTAATTGGATCTGCTGATTCTTAA